The proteins below are encoded in one region of Nitrospinota bacterium:
- a CDS encoding pyruvate dehydrogenase complex E1 component subunit beta: MGVKTYREALHEALREEMERDENVFLIGEDVGFYQGPYKVSQGLLEEFGEKRVIDTPITEGGFTGFGIGAATLGMRPVIEMMTFNFSLQAIDQIVNAAAKILYMSGGQIPIPLVLRGPGGASAQKAAQHSQCFESFYCNIPGLKVVMPSTPKDAKGLLKSAIRDNSPVIMIEGERLYGLKGEVPEGEYLIPIGEAEVKKEGRDVTVIAHSTVVHHALRAAELLDQDGIDVELIDPRTLRPLDVETLADSVRKTHRAVVVEEGWAFCGVGAQIASSLYEEAFDYLDAPIRRVTQADVPIPYNKRLESLSLPNPEAIVQAVKDVCYL, from the coding sequence ATGGGAGTCAAGACCTATCGGGAGGCACTACACGAAGCCCTCCGCGAGGAGATGGAGCGGGACGAGAACGTCTTCCTCATAGGCGAGGATGTGGGCTTCTACCAGGGACCCTACAAAGTTTCCCAAGGCTTGCTGGAGGAATTCGGCGAGAAGCGCGTCATTGACACCCCTATTACCGAAGGGGGCTTCACAGGCTTCGGTATCGGGGCCGCCACGTTGGGCATGCGTCCGGTCATCGAGATGATGACCTTCAACTTCTCACTTCAGGCCATCGACCAGATCGTCAACGCGGCCGCTAAAATTCTCTACATGTCGGGCGGGCAAATCCCCATTCCCCTTGTCCTTAGAGGCCCTGGGGGGGCCTCCGCCCAGAAGGCGGCACAGCACTCCCAATGCTTTGAGTCATTCTACTGTAACATCCCGGGCCTAAAGGTGGTTATGCCGTCTACCCCCAAAGACGCTAAGGGCCTGCTCAAGAGCGCAATCCGCGACAACAGCCCCGTCATCATGATCGAGGGCGAGCGGCTCTACGGTCTCAAGGGCGAGGTGCCCGAGGGCGAATACCTAATCCCCATCGGCGAAGCCGAGGTCAAGAAAGAAGGCCGCGATGTGACGGTCATCGCCCACAGCACGGTGGTCCACCACGCGCTGAGGGCCGCCGAGTTGCTGGACCAGGACGGAATTGACGTCGAGCTTATCGATCCCCGAACCCTCAGGCCCCTGGACGTGGAGACCCTCGCGGACTCAGTTCGAAAGACCCACCGGGCGGTCGTCGTCGAGGAGGGCTGGGCCTTCTGCGGGGTGGGAGCCCAGATTGCCTCCTCCCTCTACGAGGAGGCCTTCGACTACCTCGATGCGCCCATTAGGAGGGTCACCCAGGCCGACGTGCCAATCCCCTATAACAAGCGCCTAGAGAGCCTCTCCTTGCCGAACCCTGAGGCGATCGTCCAGGCGGTAAAGGACGTCTGCTACCTCTAG
- the pdhA gene encoding pyruvate dehydrogenase (acetyl-transferring) E1 component subunit alpha — protein sequence MEPEKLRYLYYQMVLMRQFELRAAEHYQQGKIGGFCHLYNGQEAVAAGVGGVCRPEDYWISAYREHGHALVKGLTAKSIMAELFGKATGCSSGKGGSMHLFSVEHRFYGGHGIVAAHLPLAAGMAHAIKERGEDAVVVCFFGDGAVNNGAFHEALNLSALWKLPVIFLCENNRYGMGTPMERVSSLYDISLKGRGYDMECDWLDGMDIMRVMLKVGEAVERARNDSLPTFLEARTYRFKGHSMADPAHYRTKEEVDEHRKRDPILLLERKLKDDGELTDEQIKEVEERVEREVDESVAFAEESEEPAVEELYTDVYA from the coding sequence ATGGAACCAGAAAAATTACGTTACCTCTATTACCAGATGGTCCTGATGCGCCAGTTTGAGCTTCGGGCGGCCGAGCACTACCAACAGGGCAAGATTGGCGGATTCTGCCACCTCTACAACGGTCAAGAGGCCGTTGCCGCCGGTGTTGGCGGCGTATGCCGGCCGGAGGATTACTGGATAAGCGCCTATCGAGAGCACGGCCACGCCCTCGTCAAAGGGCTTACGGCCAAGAGCATTATGGCCGAGCTCTTCGGCAAGGCCACCGGATGCTCCAGCGGCAAGGGCGGCTCCATGCACCTGTTCAGCGTCGAGCACCGTTTCTACGGCGGCCATGGCATTGTGGCCGCCCACCTCCCCCTCGCCGCCGGTATGGCCCACGCCATCAAAGAGCGTGGCGAGGACGCGGTCGTTGTCTGCTTCTTCGGGGATGGAGCCGTAAACAACGGCGCCTTCCACGAGGCCCTCAACCTCTCAGCCCTCTGGAAGCTTCCCGTTATATTCCTCTGCGAGAACAACCGATACGGGATGGGCACCCCCATGGAGCGGGTCAGCTCCCTCTACGATATCTCCCTCAAGGGCCGTGGCTACGATATGGAATGCGACTGGCTCGACGGGATGGATATTATGCGGGTCATGCTCAAGGTCGGCGAGGCCGTAGAGAGGGCCCGGAACGATAGCCTCCCCACCTTCTTGGAGGCGCGCACCTACCGGTTTAAGGGCCATTCCATGGCTGACCCGGCCCACTACCGTACCAAGGAGGAGGTTGATGAACATCGCAAGCGCGACCCAATCCTCCTGCTGGAGCGTAAGCTCAAAGATGACGGGGAGCTCACGGATGAGCAAATCAAGGAGGTAGAGGAAAGGGTCGAGAGGGAGGTCGACGAATCCGTGGCCTTCGCCGAAGAGAGCGAGGAGCCGGCCGTCGAGGAGCTCTACACAGACGTATACGCCTGA
- a CDS encoding 4Fe-4S dicluster domain-containing protein: MALKITEECINCGVCEPECPNVAIYEGGIPWTLHGGEFQATELKSSMASVADEFYYIVPEKCTECVGFHDEPQCAAVCPVDCCVNDEDFPETEDELLAKKDTLIIDPTHPAFAS; this comes from the coding sequence ATGGCCTTGAAAATCACTGAGGAGTGCATCAACTGCGGAGTGTGTGAACCCGAGTGCCCGAACGTGGCCATCTACGAGGGTGGGATTCCGTGGACGCTTCATGGTGGGGAGTTTCAGGCCACGGAGCTCAAGTCCTCCATGGCCTCGGTGGCCGACGAGTTCTATTACATTGTCCCAGAGAAGTGCACCGAGTGCGTCGGGTTCCACGATGAGCCGCAGTGTGCGGCCGTATGCCCGGTGGACTGCTGTGTAAATGACGAGGACTTCCCCGAGACTGAAGATGAGCTGCTGGCTAAAAAGGATACGCTCATTATAGACCCGACTCATCCAGCCTTTGCCAGCTAG